A stretch of the Meles meles chromosome 19, mMelMel3.1 paternal haplotype, whole genome shotgun sequence genome encodes the following:
- the LOC123931191 gene encoding chloride intracellular channel protein 6-like, with amino-acid sequence MCPYLEADWPLAARASGVDGSRGGLGAERTPIPRAGNAPTASRGRRRRRVSAPRGRRLFPAGALQPPVAFLEFGSGRAPRVWTASCLSPRGSGGASLSGSRGCGIPVRASGTRARGQGCRCALWCRGPSRCAPGETRGTGGPPPPTSARPCAVLVTGRDPRLLPARAGLAVRSRRRLGAPDAAVVRDSLARTARSGTLTSPPRGWPGGPTNGQQVHRGRAGCGPRSSVTVRAAPPPELVSPCGLTPEQCHRAGGPRSCVTVRADPGAGVTVRADPGAGDTVRADPGAGVTVRADPGAGVTVRADPGAGDTVRADPGAGDTVRADPGAGDTVRADPGAGVTVRADCSVVFRSLSP; translated from the exons ATGTGCCCTTATCTGGAGGCTGATTGGCCTCTGGCGGCGCGGGCCTCGGGGGTCGATGGGTCACGGGGAGGGCTTGGGGCGGAGCGTACGCCGATCCCCCGCGCGGGGAACGCCCCCACCGCCTCCCgcgggcgccgccgccgccgcgtcTCCGccccccggggccgccggctgttCCCCGCTGGCGCCCTGCAGCCGCCCGTTGCGTTCCTCGAGTTCGGATCCGGCCGCGCGCCCCGCGTCTGGACCGCGTCGTGCCTCAGCCCCCGGGGCTCGGGCGGGGCGAGCCTATCGGGGAGCCGCGGCTGTGGGATCCCGGTGCGCGCGTCGGGTACGCGGGCGCGCGGCCAAGGCTGTCGGTGTGCGCTGTGGTGCCGCGGCCCGTCCCGGTGCGCGCCGGGAGAGACCCGGGGGACGGGTGGGCCACCGCCGCCGACGTCCGCCCGGCCCTGCGCGGTTCTCGTCACCGGCCGGGATCCACGGCTGCTGCCCGCCCGTGCCGGCCTCGCAGTGCGCTCCCGCCGTCGCCTCGGAGCCCCGGACGCGGCCGTGGTGCGGGACAGCCTCGCGCGCACTGCACGCTCGGGCACGCTGACGTCCCCTCCCCGGGGATGGCCGGGAGGACCGACGAACGGACAGCAGGTTCACCGCGGACGTGCCGGGTGCGGCCCCCGGAGCAGTGTCACCGTGcgggctgcccccccccccgagctGGTGTCACCGTGCGGGCTGACCCCGGAGCAGTGTCACCGTGCGGGCGGACCCCGGAGCTG TGTCACCGTGCGGGCTGACCCCGGAGCAGGTGTCACCGTGCGGGCTGACCCCGGAGCAGGTGACACCGTGCGGGCGGACCCCGGAGCTGGTGTCACCGTGCGGGCTGACCCCGGAGCAGGTGTCACCGTGCGGGCTGACCCCGGAGCAGGTGACACCGTGCGGGCGGACCCCGGAGCAGGTGACACCGTGCGGGCGGACCCCGGAGCTGGTGACACCGTGCGGGCTGACCCCGGAGCAGGTGTCACCGTGCGGGCTGATTGCTCCGTGGTGTTCAGAAGCCTGAGCCCGTGA
- the C19H16orf95 gene encoding uncharacterized protein C16orf95 homolog isoform X2 codes for MCPAPGTVPGEPTCCECQAKFGGFLPVPRVRAALPYWVPLSLRPRKQIQKMVRFYIPKSSEACPCSCHRFGGRLPMPRDQAVMPYWVPQILRPHRKAVKRQQSCKGIQERALDLHSRYNRWRICCDGRRLLKWQQLRALHQHEPLAPGRAVSPPAPLLPFSLLTLLQVVLRVVVAIRHLFWC; via the exons ATGTGTCCTGCCCCCGGCACGGTCCCTGGAGAGCCCACCTGCTGTGAGTGCCAGGCCAAATTCGGGGGCTTCCTGCCGGTGCCCAGGGTCAGGGCGGCATTGCCTTACTGGGTCCCTTTGTCCCTGAGACCCCGAAAGCAG ATCCAAAAGATGGTCCGGTTTTATATCCCGAAATCCTCCGAGGCATGCCCCTGCTCATGCCACCGCTTCGGGGGCCGGCTCCCGATGCCTAGGGATCAGGCCGTGATGCCCTACTGGGTGCCCCAGATCCTGAGGCCTCACAGGAAG gcGGTGAAAAGGCAGCAGAGTTGTAAAGGCATCCAAG AGCGCGCCCTGGACTTGCACTCCCGGTACAACCGCTGGCGGATCTGCTGCGACGGGCGCCGCCTCCTCAAGTGGCAGCAGCTCCGGGCCCTGCACCAGCACGAGCCACTGGCCCCAGGGAGGGCAGTGAGCCCCCCGGCCCCCCTCCTGCCCTTCAGCCTCCTCACCCTCCTGCAGGTGGTCCTGAGGGTCGTGGTGGCCATTCG CCACTTGTTTTGGTGTTGA